CCACCGATGCCCGGGGGCTGATCTGCCTGGCGATGGAGGGCGAGCGGCTCGATGCCCTGGATCTGCCCCTGATGGTGGATCGCAACACCGACAGCAACCAGACCGCCTTCACCGTGAGCGTGGATGCGGGTCCGGAGCGGGGCGTGAGCACCGGCATCTCGGCGGAGGACCGGGCCCGGACGATCCAGGTGGCGATCCACCCCGACACCCGGCCCGGTGACCTGCGCCGACCGGGCCACATCTTCCCGCTGCGGGCCCGCCAGGGCGGGGTGCTGCAGCGGGCGGGCCACACCGAAGCAGCCGTCGATCTGGCCCGCCTGGCCGGCCTGTATCCCGCCGGTGTGATCTGTGAGATCCAGAATCCCGATGGCTCCATGGCCCGGCTGGCCCAGCTGGCCGACTACGCCCGCCACCACGGCCTGCGGCTGATCAGCATCGCCGACCTGATCCGCTACCGCCTCGACACCGAGCGGTTCGTGGCCCGCCAGGCGGAGGCCACCCTGCCCAGCAGCTTCGGCCAGTTCCGGGCGATCGGTTACCGCAACGAACTCGACGGCAGCGAGCACGTGGCGATCGTCAAGGGCTGCCCCGAACGGAGCAGCGGTCCGGTGCTGGTGCGGGTGCACTCCGAGTGCCTCACCGGCGACGCCTTCGGCTCGCTGCGCTGCGACTGCCGCCCCCAGCTGGAGGCGGCCCTGCGCATGATCGAGTCGGCCGGGGAGGGGGTGGTCGTCTACCTGCGCCAGGAAGGGCGGGGCATCGGCCTGATCAACAAGCTCAAGGCCTACAGCCTCCAGGACGGAGGTCTCGACACGGTGGAAGCGAACGAGCGGCTGGGATTCGCTGCCGATCTGCGCAACTACGGGGTGGGGGCCCAGATCCTCAGCGATCTGGGCGTGCGGCGCCTGCGGCTGATCACCAACAACCCGCGCAAGATCGCCGGTCTCGGGGGCTACGGCCTGGAGGTGGTGGACCGGGTGCCTCTGGTGATGGACCCCGGGGTCCACAACGCCGCCTACCTGCGGGTGAAACGGACCAAGCTTGGCCACCTGATGGAGGCAGAGTCCCATGGCCTCACGGCGGTGCTCGGCTGGCATGGCCCGCTGGATCCGCTGGTGGGGGCCGCCCGTCTCGAGACCCTGCGGGAGTGGGCCCGGCGCAAGGGCCTGCTGCTCGAGCGGGAGGAGGATCCCCGCCTGCTGGCCCTGCTCGACCGTCCCGGGCTGGCCCTGCTGCTGGCGGCCCACCAGAGCCGCCAACTCAGCGCCGCCGACCTGGCCGGGCCGCTGATGGAGATGGCCCGCTGGCAGGGCACCTCCTGCGTGAGTCTGCTGCTGGCGCCCGATGCGCGCCGCAAGGGCCATCCGAGCATCGACATGGAGCCCGAGCGGCGGCAGCTGGGCGATCTGGTGCCCTCAGCACCGGGCTCTACGGGATCGGGATCGGTGGCTGGTGTGCCTGGGGAGGACGTCGGTGACGGCGCGGCCCGGAACCTGACCTGCCCGCTGCTCAACCTCACCCCAGGAGCCTTCATCGTCTGGAGCTGAGCCGACACGCTGAGCGGTTGCGAACGATGAAGTCGGTGGCCATGTTCACAGCGTCATTGCACCACCACGCCTAACCGCCTTCAAAAGCGTTTTATGCATGCAAGGCACCCATGGCGAAGGGGAGGGAGATGAGCCAGGCCGTCCGCCATCTCCGCAGGGCGATCAACCTGCGGAGCGATTCCGGTCGCCTCTCCCTGGAGAGTGTGCTGACCGGAACGGCGCTGTGGCTGGCTCTCCTCTACCTGATGCAGGACGGGGCCATGGCGGCCGGGCCGGCTGAGGGCGAGCGGGTTGCGGCCGGGCCCGCTGCCGTGGGCGGGGGGCCGGAGGACACCGGCTCCAGCTCCGACGCCTCTGGGGATGGAACAGGGGCCTCCCCCCAGGGAGCTGAGCGGTCTGGCCCGCCCGCCGCCCCCGTCGCTGCCGGCGTGGGCGTTGGTGACGGGGGCCAGCCCCCCCCGGGGGGTGGAGCGGGGGGCTGGATCACGCCCAAGGGCACTCCCGAGGCGGCAGCCTCCCCCAGCGCCGGACCCCAGGAGGAACCCGGGCCGGGCTCCCGCTCCATGGCCGCAAGCTCCTCCGCCATGCCCTTGACCGGCGCCGGCGGCGCGGATCGCAGCCCCCAGGATCCCGTCCGATCGGATCGATCAGGCTCGCCGGGGGGGACATCGGCGTCCGAGACGGCTGAGGTCCCTTCCCAGAAGAACCTGGCGACGGAGCCAGAGATCCCCGCCTTCCGCGTCGTGCTGCGCAGCAACGAAGGCATCGTCAGTCGCTCGGTGGAGGGCGTGGCCAGCACCCGCTACCACAACACCATGGGCACCATCACCGATGCGGTGATCGATCTGCGTGACATCTCCACCCCGAAGGCGCTGGTGAGCTCCGACCGCCAGCTGCAGCTGCTGGCCCTCTCGGTGCTCAACGATGCCGACCTGACCATGGAAAGTCAGCACACCGGCCTGAATCGGGCGCGTCTGCTGTTCGGTCCTGAGGTCAATGACATCCGCCTCCAGGTGTCCGATGATCTCGTCGTGGGACTGGTGGCGGGAGGCGCAGCCCGGGGGCAGATCCTCCAGTCCCTGATCGGCATGCTGGACAGCCGTCTGGAGGACACCGGTGGTGGCGGCACCCTGGAGCTCAGCAGCCTGGCGCGGGTCCTCCTGAAGGCTCCTGGGGACGCCCTGAACCGGCAGCTGGGCATCGACCTGCTGGCCCAGGCGATGCAGAACAGCACCATCCTCCTGGGGGACGGGGACGACCGGGTGACCATCACCAGCGGCTTCCGGGACCTGGACGGACCAGGCCCGGGCCTCCTGATCGACATCCCGGCCGCCGGCGTGGCTGGAAGCGATCCCTCTCTCCAGCTGCAGGCCCGGGCCCTCGGATTGGTGGACAGCAGCCTGGACACGGGTCGAGGCAATGACCAGGTCAGCATCGAGACCTGGCTGGACCAGGGCGAATCCGGGACGATCGCCGACGCGGCCGACCATCAGAGGATCGCCCTGCTCAACTCCACCGTGCGCCTGGGGGATGGCGACGACCTGCTGAACGTGGTGGGCGCTGTGATCGGGTCCCGCATCGATCTGGGCACCGCCGACAACCAGCTGACCATCAGCGACGCGGTACAGGACAGCGAGATCATCCTGGGCCCGAACTCCACCAACCGGATCCTCCTTCCCGGCGCGGCAGACAACAGCCTGAGCATCAGCCTCGCACCGGGGGCTCAGGCCGGCCTGAACCTGCAGACGGGGGATGGGGATGACAGGATCCTGCTGCCTCTGGGCCAGGTGTCCGGCAGCGTGGACGGGGGAGGGGGGGGCAACACGCTCCAGGCGACAGCGCCTGCCGCGCTTCAGCCCTCAGCGCCTGCTCCGTTGCAGGACGCCGCCACGGTGGATCCTCAGCAGGACGTGGCCGCCGATCCCCTGCGAGTCAGCCTGAGTTCGCCGGGGGAGGGAACCGTGGGCTCCCTGGCGTTCAGGAACATCGACAACCTCCACCTCGGTTCCACGGATGTGGAGGTTTCGGTGGCCGCTCAGGGAGAGTTGTCCGGAACATTGGCGGCTTCCGGCGGCCACGCTGCGCTCGACTACAGCGCCTGGGAGGTCCCGGTGCAGGTGGACCTCGCCGAGGGAGAGGCCAGCGGCATCCTCGGCGGCATCAGCGGTTTCTCGGAAGTGAGCGGCGGCTCAGGGGACGACCAGCTCCGCGCCGGGCAGGACACGCTGAGCCTCGACGGGGGCCCCGGTGACGACACGATCCTGCTGAACCTGGCTTCCGGCCTGTACCAGCCGGGAGTTCAGATCTTCGGCGGCGAAGGCCGAGACACCTTCGTCCTCTCCGGCCTGGAGGCGATTCAGGCGGGCAACGGACCGGGCGAGAGGGCCTTGCCTGTGCTGGCGGATCTGAAACTCCAGAACACGAGCAGCGGTGGGATCGGTCTCACCGACAGCCTGGCATGGCGCCAGGAGGGTATTCAGGCCGGCACAGCGGGACCGGATGGGTCGAAGGGGACCTTGATCACCCTCACCCCCTCCGGCCTCGAGGGGCTGGGCCAGCCCCGGCTGGTGCCCATCGCCCCCCTCGAACAGTTGCTGGCGGGCATTCATGCCAGCGGCCTGAATGGCCCCCAGCTGGCAATCGCCGCCGGCGCCACCGACAGCACCCTGCTTCAGGTGGAAGCCAACGGCAGCTACAGCACGATCGCCGCCCTCCCCTCCTTGCGACTGACCCACAGCATCCCCGCCCAGACCTCCGCCACCCTTGCGTTGCATGGGGGGCTGGCGGCCTGAGGACCTCAGCGAAGGGTGCGTGCGGAGTCGAAGAAGTCGGTGAAGCGATCGTTCAGCAGGGCCAGCACCGGCCTTGATCCAAGCTGCACCAGCCCCGTCACGGCCATGCCGGCCCGCAGGCCATAGGACTGGCCCCGCCGGCCCAGGGAGCGGCCATCGAAGCTGACGATCACAGGGAAGGATTCCTGACCCGTGCTCGAGTCGGCCGGCAGGGCATCGGCCCCCACCCGGACCACGCTTCCCTTGAGGGAGCCGTAGTCGGTGAAGGGCAGGGAGGTGACGCGCACATCCACCTCCATGCCAGGACGCAGGAAGGCGATGTCGCGGTTGGAGATCGCCAGCTCCGCCTCCAGGCCCCGCTGGCCCACCAGCTTGAGCAGGGGACGGCCCGGGCCGGCGATCTGCCCGTTGCTGGCCTGAAGGTCGAACACCCGACCCGGGCGGGGAGCCACCACCCGGCCCAGGCGGAGCCGTTCGTCGACCTGGCCCAGACGGGTGGTGGTCTCGAGCAGGCGATGGCGGGCCTCGTCATAGCGATCCCAGAGTCGCCGTCCGTTTTCCGTGGTCACCTGTTCCCGGTTCACCCGGCTCTCGATCACACCGCTCCCGGCGGCGACCAGTTGCTGCTCGGTGCGGCGGATGGTGCTCAGCAGATCCATCTGGCGTTCGTCCTGGCGCTCCAGTTCGAGGTGGGAGATCGCTCCCTCCCGGGCCAGCTGCGCCATGCGGGCACGGATGTTGGCGTTGAGGGCGTAGCGGGCTCGCAGGGCCTCCAGCACATCGGCCTGCTCCTGCACCCCGGCCTCGCTGCGCCGCAACCGCTGCAGGGCCACCCGATGGCGGAGCTGGATGTCCTTCCGCTCCAGGGCCAGCACCTGTCTTTCCTCCTGGCTGCCGCCGGGGAGGGGCGGCAGCCCGAGTTGCTGCGCCGCCTGGTTCACCTGCTTGCGCCAGAGATCCGCCTGCAGGAGCAGATCACGCCGTTCGCGTCGAGCCTCCCGGCCGTCGAATTCCACCAGCACCTGGCCGGCCTGTACCAGGTCTCCATCCCGGACGCGGACCTGCAGGATCGGCGCGGTGAACGGGGCAATGACGTCGAAGGTGCCTCCGATCGGGCGCAGCTTGCCCGGGGCACTGATCGAGGAGTCCATACGGGCGACGGAGCCGTAGATCACGCCGAACCCGGTCAGTCCGATCAGGCTCCAGATGATGGCGCGGCTCCAGCCGCGGGTCGAGCGGGGCAGATGGGTGCGACGGCGACTGCGGGAGAGGCGCACCAGTGGCAGCGGCGCCTCCGCGGGGGGGGCCAGGGTGGTCGTGCGACCGGCCTGGCCCTGTCCCGGAGCTTTCCCGTGGCCGTTGCCATTGCCATTGCCGTTGCCATTGCCGTTGCCGTTGCCGTTGCTGCTGCGGAAGGTGCTCATGGTTCGATCGCTCCTGGAGGGATGACCGGATCCACTCCCCGCGCCGCAGCGAACGCCACAGCCGGGGAGGGAGGGGGGGGGAACTGCTCGATGACGAGCGACCCTGCTGGCGGAAGAGGGCGTAGTAGGGACCGCGGGCCGCCATCAGCTCGTCGTGGCTGCCCACCTCGAGCACGGCACCCTGACCCATGCAGACGATCATGTCGGCCTTCACGATCGAGGAGAGCCGATGGGTGATGAACAGCACGGTGCAACCCCGTTGGGCCTGCATCAGGTTTTCGCTCACCACCCGCTCGGTCTGGTAGTCGAGGGCGGAGGTGGCCTCGTCCATGATCAGCAGCCGGGGCTTCTGCAGGATCGTGCGGGCGATGGCGATCCTCTGGCGCTGGCCGCCGGACAGACTGCTGCCCCGCTCACCCACCTCGGTGGAGTAGCCGGCCGGCAGTTCCATGATGAAATCGTGGGCGGCGGCGATGCGGGCGGCCTCGATCACCTCTTCTGTGCTCGCTTCAGGATTGGTGAGGGTGATGTTCTCCTCCACCGAGCCATCGAAGAGCACCGTGTCCTGGGGGACGATGCCGAGCTGGCGACGCAGGGAATGGAGCTCGACCTTGGCCACATCGATACCGTCGACCAGTACCACGCCCTCCTCCGGGCTGTAGAGCCTGGCCAGCAGTTTGGTGAGGGTGCTCTTGCCCGATCCGCTCGTCCCCACGATGGCCACGAAGGTCCCCCGGGGGATGGTCAGATTCAGGCCCTTCAGCAGCAGGGGCGACGAGGACTTGTAGCGGAAGGAGATGTTGCGGAAGCAGATCTCGCCCTGGATGGCCGGCATGATCAGCCGGGTGGCGTTGTCCTCGGGCGCCTCCTGGGGGTGGTCGATGACGTCGCTGAGGCGTTCCAGCGACAGGGCCGTTTCCTGCACGGACTGCCAGATGGAGGTCATGCGCAGCAACGGACCTGTGACGTAGCCCGCGATGATGCGGAAGGCAATCAGTTCCCCCAGGCTGAGGGATCCCGAGAGCACCATGCCGGCGCCGGCCCAGATCACGATCAGGCCGGAAAGCTTGTTCAGGAATCCGCTGATCGAGTTGGCCGTGGTTCCCACCAGGGTGTTGTCGAATCCATCGGCCACGTAGTCGGTGTAGAGGTCCTGCCACTTCCAGCGACTGCGCAGTTCGATGTTCTGGGCCTTCACCGTCATCATGCTGCTGAGCACCTCCACCAGGTGGCTCTGGGTGCGTGCATTGGCCACGGCCCTGTTCTGCAGCTGAATGCGCACGATCGGTGAAACGACCAGCACCAGCAGCACCAGGAAGGGCACCACCGCCAGGGTGAGCAGGGTCAGCTGCCAGCTGTAGATCAGCATCACCCCGATGTACAGAACCGAGAAGATGGCATCGAGAATGGTGGTAAGGGCGGTGCCGGTGAGGAAGCCCCGCACCTTTTCCAGTTCTCCGATGCGGCTGCTCACTTCCCCCACCGATCGCCGGTCGAAGTAGCTGAGGGGCAGGCGCAAGAGGTGGTCGATGATCTGGGTTCCCAGGCTCAGATCGATGCGGTTCGTGGTGTCCACGAACAGGAAGGTGCGGAGACACAGAAGCAGGCCCTCGAACAGGGCGAAGACCACCAGCAGCACCCCCAGCACCCCCAGGGCACTGGGGCTGTTGTTGATGATCACCTTGTCGATCACCTGCTGGATCAGCAGGGGATTGACCAGTCCGAAGAGCTGCACGAAGAAGCTGGCCAGCAGCACCTCCATCAGCACGGTGCGGTGCTGACGCAGGGCCGGCAGGAACCAGCGGAAGCCGAAGCGGCGATGGGGGGTGAGATCGTTCACCCGCAGCGTCAGCACATCGCCCGCCTCCCCCCACTGTTCGCGGAAGTCGGCGAGGCTGAGTTCCTGGTTGCCGACGGCGGGGATGCCCAGCACCAGCGACTTCGCCGTGCAGCGGTAGACCACCGCCAGGCCGTTGCCCCAGCGGACCATGAGGGGGGGCGTCAGTCGGGGCAGGGCCTCGGCCTGGATCTCCAGCAGCTGGGTCTGCAGGCCCATCGATTCGGCCACGGCGCCGGCCAGTGGCAGGGATGCTTCGCCATGGCGCTGCACCTGATCGCCGAACACTCGGCGCAGCAGGTCACGCCGGAACGGCAGATCGAGGTGCTGGCTGAGCATCAGGAAGGCCGCGATCGGCGACTCCAGCGGTCCCTCCCCCTTGACCCAGGGGAAGGCCTCCGGGCCTTGCCGTTCCTCGTCGGCCGGTTCGATCGCCGCCCCCGGGTCGATCGGGGTGGCGGCACCGATCGCGGCGGGCTCCAGCAAACGGCGTTGCTGCGCCCAGCTGGCGAGAAGCCTGGCGTGCCAGCCGTTGCCGGAACTCTCAACCTCTTCCGTCGCCGGTGGCTCCAGGATGGTGGCCAGCCGCCGCCGGTCGATCCCCAGCAGGCGGACGTCCCCTTCGGTCTCGATGGGCTCGCCGCCGATCAGGGCTTTGCCGAGGGGTAAGGGACCCGCCGCCACCAGCCAGAGCCGCTCCCCGTTCGCCTCGAAGGCAGGCGGATCGGTGGGCGTCCAGGTCAGGGCCACGCAGCCATCCGCCAGCTGGGTCGCGGCCTCCAGCACCTCATGGGAAAGGGCTCGCGGATAATCCTGCAGGTGGGCATCGAGCACGCCGAACAGCTCGGCCGGGCTGACGCTGCGCCGCAGGCGTTCGGCCAGGGCCGGGTGGCGCTCCATCTCCCCCCGCAGAGCCTCATGGGGCAGGGCCACGACCACCAGGTCCGTGGAGGCGATCAGGGTCTCCCAGCAGCGGCCGCAGCTGATCAGGGTCCAGCCCATCACGGTGCCCGGCTGCAGCCGCTCCAATGTGGCCACGCCCCGGGGCAGGCGGCGGGAGAACACCACCGCACGGGCGGTTCCCTCCAGCAGGAAGTAGATCAGGGCCGGGGGCTGATCGACCCGGCAGATGGGCTGGCCCTGCTCGAAGCGCTGCAGCTGGGCCTGGGAGCAGAGCCGCTGCAGCAGTTCCTCCGGCTGGTCGGCCAGAAAGGGAAAGCAACGCAGCAGCTCGTCGATCCGGGTGGCGGTGGCCATGGATCAGCCTCCCGCCAGGGCCAGAGCCGGCGGCACCGAAGTTTCCGCCGCAGCGAGAGTTCGCCGGTATTCGGCCAGGGAGGTTTCGATTCCGGCCTGCAGATCAGGCTGGAGGAGTTCGTCGAGCAGCCGGTGCCGCAGGGCTTCGTTCAGCCTGGCGGGCCGCCGGTGCTCGAGCCGCACCAGCAGGATCGATTGCTCGAGGAGAAAGGGGGGATGGATGTCCCCCGCCGCCAGCGAGCGGAGGACGCCACGGAGGGTGGGGTGCAGCTGGGAGATCTCGATCGGGCCGACGATCCCCCGGGTGACGTTCTCATCCCCGAGCGAATGACAGCTGGCGAGGTCACCGAAGCTGGCGTCGTCGTCGATCAGGCGCAGGTACAGCTCCTCGGCCAGCCCCTGCTGAGGCAGCCGCATGAGGCGGAACACCACCTGCTCGAGATCCTCCCGCCGATCGAGGAAGTGAGCCTCCACCCGCTCGCCGTAGCGATCTTCCAGGACCTTCTGGAGCCGGAGATGATCCCAGCGCTGCTTCACCGTGGCGCGGAGATTCTCCGGCAGAGTGCCGATCCAGTCGCCCTCCAGGCTGATGGGAGGGGCACAGGGCAATCCCGCGCAGACCTGCGCCTGGACGTCCTGCAGCTCCTCCGGCGTGAAGCGGACTTCCTGCCGCAGCGCTTCCAGGGCCAGGTCCCGCGCCAGGGCCTGCAGGATTCCCTGCTCTTCGAGCAGCTCGTTCAGGGGCCGCCTGGCCATGGCGTCCACAGCGCTGCGGAGTTCGAGGTGAAGCTGGGGAAGAGGAAGCATGGATCAGGCCGTCAGGGAGGGATCGGGACGGGGCGCGATCGCCCTCGGCTCAGCTGCCGCTGCCGAAGTGGATGTTGGCCTTGGTGAGGGCCGCTGGATTGGCGATGCTCACGGTGCCGAGGCTCTGGCTGCCCTTCGACCAGTCGCCGTCGGCATCGAACATCAGCTGGCGGGTGTCGGTGGCGTAGGCGAGCGAAGGGGAACCGATGCCCAGCGAGCGGATGTCCGCCAGGGTTCCCACCACCACACCCAGCTGGCTGTTCGCCGGACCGTCGCGCACCACCAGCTGGCCGTTCTGCACGCCGAACAAGGCTCCCTGGCTGTCCCAGAGGCTCTGGGTGAGTGACCCCAGGGAGCTGCTCAGTTCGAGCACATCGCCTCGGGAGGCCTCGAAGTTTCTGAAGCTGTCCGCGGTGAACGTCTGAGCGCCCAGCACCAGGCTGCCGGTCTCCCACAGCGTCTGTTTCTGCTGGGCCCCCAGGCCCGCCCAGAAGGAGGGATCCGTGAGCCGTTCGGCGAAGCCGCTGGTGCCGCCCGGGGGCGCCTGGCGGCTGGCGGCAGCGAGGGCGGCACCGGCGTTGGACTGCAGGAGGGTGTTGCTGCCGGCCCCGCCGGACGGGGCGATCACCACGTCCTGCCCGAAACCGCCATCCAGGCGGTTGCCGCTGCCGCCGGCCACCTGCACCACGTTGTTGCCGAACCCTCCCTTCAGGCTGTTCTCGAACGCCAGGCCCGTCACGGTGATGGAGCCGTCGTTGACCGAGAGGGTGGAGTCCTTGGCGCGATCCAGCTGGATCGAACCGCGGCTGAGGGCGATCGTGCTGTCGTTGGAGGAGCCCAGCACCGAAGCAGTCCCTGGGCCGGTGATGATGGTGCTGTTGCGGATTCCGTCGAAGCCGCCCTGCCCCCCCGTCAGCGCCGAGGCATCGAGGAAGACGTCGGCGGCGATCACCCCGTCGCCGTTGGCATCCACCCCGGCCTGCTGCTCGGTGAGGATGCTGCCCATCACGGTGAGGTTGCCGGCGCCGGCGTAGATCGTGGAGCCGTCGATCCCGGCCGCATCCATGCCGGGCAGCAGCCCACCGCTGTTCGGAGCCGCGAAGCCACCGATTCCCACCACGGCGGCGGGGCCTCCGTTGGTCTGAATGTCGCTGCCGGCGATGCCGATCCCCTGTAGGCTCTGCAGATTAAGGGCTCCCGGGGGCAGGACGGCCGGGGCGTTGAGCAGGGCCAGGCCCGATCCCTGAAACAGCACGGATCCGCTGGCGGGGCCCCGCAGGGCCGCCTGATCGATGCCGATGGCCGTCGCCGTGAGATCGGCCGGCTGGGCGGCGGTGGGCGGGGCACCGGCCAGACCGACGCTGGCGGTGGCGCTGCCGCTCACCCTGGCGAAGGCATCCGGGGGGGCCGAGGGACCCGGAGCGAGGGCCATGACCCGGTAGCCCTCGATGCCTTTCGCATCGGCGACGGCACGGGCGGAGGTGGTGGCGGGCCCGGGATCCAGGTCGAGGTCGGCGGCCGCCAGCACCGCGGCATTGGGCTGGCCGAAGAAGGTGGGCAGGGGGCCGAGCGACTGGGCGGCGCCCTCCAGTCCGCGGGCGGTGGCGAGGGCCGACAGCTGGGCCGTGAGGACCGGGTCGGGCTGCGCGGCGAGCAGGGAACGGCTGGCCGCCGACGCTGTCGCGCCGAAGGGGTTGGCCGGGGTGCCGATGTTCAGGGCACCGCCACCGCGGGTGACGACATCGAGTTGGGCCAGGCCGATGTTGACCGCCGTGGCGTCGGCGCTGTTGGCGTTGCGGCCGGTGGTGGTGGCCGTGGCGGCGGCGGTGCCGCCGATCGATCCTCCCCCGGTGACCACCGAGAGCCCCGGGCTGTTGAAGAAGGCGGCGTTGTCGGGGCCGGTGAGGAAGCGGCTGGCGCCGAGGCCCAGGCCCAGGGCCGTGGCGACGGAACCGATCGGCTGCAGGGCGGGCAGGACCACCCGGTTGCTGGCCTGGGCGCTGGGGGAGATGGTGAGCTGAAGCCCGCCACCGAGATAGGTGGTGCCCGGGTCGAGACGCAGGGCCAGGGCCCGGGACAGGGCGGTGGTGATGGGTTGGAACTCCATGGTGAGCGGCAGGCGCAGGGACCGGAACGGAGGCTGGGAAAGGGGGCCGGATCGAAAGATCCGGCCCCGCTGGGAGCCATCTCCTGGGAGATGTCAGACCGTCACGGTGGAGGCGGAGGCGAGGGTGTTGCTGACCGCCGAGGCCGTGATGTTGCCGCTGGTGAGAACGTTGATGTGATAGCCGCTGATCCCCACCGCATCGCTGGAGGCATTCGCGGTGGCGGCACCGGTGACCGTGCTGGCCAGCACGGTGTTGCTCAGGATCGCCGAGGCGTTGAGATCACCGTTGAGGCTGGCAGTGTTCCAGTGACCCAGCAGGCCCGCCACCTTCACATCGGAGCTGGCAGTGGCATCCCCCGTCACGGCGGTCGCCGTGGTGGCGTAGGTCCCCCTCCCGTTCGCCGTCAGGTTGTCGACGGAGAAGTCGACCTTCTTGATGCCGGCGATGAGGGCATAGGTGCTGGCATCGGCGTCACCGGTGATGGTGTTGGCCGCCGAGGTCGCGCTGCCGGTGCCTTCCCCTTTGCCGTTGCCGCCCAGGCCTGCCACGATCGAGCTGCCGCCCATGCTGAGGGAGGCCATGCCGTTCTCGTAGCCGCTGCCCTTGATACCGATGGCGGTCTGATCCACCGTTGTGGAGGCATTGCCGGTGGTGGTGGTCGCCAGCACGTTGGGGGCGCTGGCGGTGGCGGTGCCGGTGGTGTCGCCGACGGTCCCGATCGTGATCGGCGTGCCACTGCCCAGATGGATGCCGATCGCCTTGAGTTCGGATCCACTGGAGGCATCGCCGGTGACGGCCGCAGCGGTGGTGCCCTGATCGCTGGCCGAGGCGGTACCGGTCACGTTGCCGGCCCTGCCGATGGCGATCCGCACATCGTTGTCGATGCCCTTCGCGGACAGGGATGTCTGGGCTGTGGCGTCACCGGTGGTGGTGCCCGCCGAGGCGGTGCCGAGCAGGGAGGCGCTGCCGGCGACATTCCCGTTCGTGCCGATCGTGATCTCGCTGTCCTTGATGCCCCGGGCCTTCTGGGCGGCGTCGGCCGTGGCATCGCCCGTCACAGAGGCTGCCGTGGCCGCCACACTGCCGCTGGCGACCGCCGCCACGCTGCCGGCCTGACCGATGGAGACCGGGGCCTTGTTGATGCCGATCACCTTGCTGCCGTCCCCGCCGGCCTGGGCGCTGGAGTCCCCGGTGA
This genomic stretch from Cyanobium gracile PCC 6307 harbors:
- a CDS encoding HlyD family secretion protein; amino-acid sequence: MEFDGREARRERRDLLLQADLWRKQVNQAAQQLGLPPLPGGSQEERQVLALERKDIQLRHRVALQRLRRSEAGVQEQADVLEALRARYALNANIRARMAQLAREGAISHLELERQDERQMDLLSTIRRTEQQLVAAGSGVIESRVNREQVTTENGRRLWDRYDEARHRLLETTTRLGQVDERLRLGRVVAPRPGRVFDLQASNGQIAGPGRPLLKLVGQRGLEAELAISNRDIAFLRPGMEVDVRVTSLPFTDYGSLKGSVVRVGADALPADSSTGQESFPVIVSFDGRSLGRRGQSYGLRAGMAVTGLVQLGSRPVLALLNDRFTDFFDSARTLR
- a CDS encoding peptidase domain-containing ABC transporter — encoded protein: MATATRIDELLRCFPFLADQPEELLQRLCSQAQLQRFEQGQPICRVDQPPALIYFLLEGTARAVVFSRRLPRGVATLERLQPGTVMGWTLISCGRCWETLIASTDLVVVALPHEALRGEMERHPALAERLRRSVSPAELFGVLDAHLQDYPRALSHEVLEAATQLADGCVALTWTPTDPPAFEANGERLWLVAAGPLPLGKALIGGEPIETEGDVRLLGIDRRRLATILEPPATEEVESSGNGWHARLLASWAQQRRLLEPAAIGAATPIDPGAAIEPADEERQGPEAFPWVKGEGPLESPIAAFLMLSQHLDLPFRRDLLRRVFGDQVQRHGEASLPLAGAVAESMGLQTQLLEIQAEALPRLTPPLMVRWGNGLAVVYRCTAKSLVLGIPAVGNQELSLADFREQWGEAGDVLTLRVNDLTPHRRFGFRWFLPALRQHRTVLMEVLLASFFVQLFGLVNPLLIQQVIDKVIINNSPSALGVLGVLLVVFALFEGLLLCLRTFLFVDTTNRIDLSLGTQIIDHLLRLPLSYFDRRSVGEVSSRIGELEKVRGFLTGTALTTILDAIFSVLYIGVMLIYSWQLTLLTLAVVPFLVLLVLVVSPIVRIQLQNRAVANARTQSHLVEVLSSMMTVKAQNIELRSRWKWQDLYTDYVADGFDNTLVGTTANSISGFLNKLSGLIVIWAGAGMVLSGSLSLGELIAFRIIAGYVTGPLLRMTSIWQSVQETALSLERLSDVIDHPQEAPEDNATRLIMPAIQGEICFRNISFRYKSSSPLLLKGLNLTIPRGTFVAIVGTSGSGKSTLTKLLARLYSPEEGVVLVDGIDVAKVELHSLRRQLGIVPQDTVLFDGSVEENITLTNPEASTEEVIEAARIAAAHDFIMELPAGYSTEVGERGSSLSGGQRQRIAIARTILQKPRLLIMDEATSALDYQTERVVSENLMQAQRGCTVLFITHRLSSIVKADMIVCMGQGAVLEVGSHDELMAARGPYYALFRQQGRSSSSSSPPLPPRLWRSLRRGEWIRSSLQERSNHEHLPQQQRQRQRQWQRQWQWQRPRESSGTGPGRSHDHPGPPRGGAAATGAPLPQSPSHPSAPLDPRLEPRHHLEPDRTDRVRRDLRLRRPYGLLDQCPGQAAPDRRHLRRHCPVHRADPAGPRPGWRPGTGRPGAGGIRRPGGSTRTA
- a CDS encoding peptidylprolyl isomerase yields the protein MLPLPQLHLELRSAVDAMARRPLNELLEEQGILQALARDLALEALRQEVRFTPEELQDVQAQVCAGLPCAPPISLEGDWIGTLPENLRATVKQRWDHLRLQKVLEDRYGERVEAHFLDRREDLEQVVFRLMRLPQQGLAEELYLRLIDDDASFGDLASCHSLGDENVTRGIVGPIEISQLHPTLRGVLRSLAAGDIHPPFLLEQSILLVRLEHRRPARLNEALRHRLLDELLQPDLQAGIETSLAEYRRTLAAAETSVPPALALAGG
- the ribBA gene encoding bifunctional 3,4-dihydroxy-2-butanone-4-phosphate synthase/GTP cyclohydrolase II; this encodes MTVLSGPRQSTGIHFDAIADALAAIRNGESIVVVDDENRENEGDLICAAQFATPQQINFMATDARGLICLAMEGERLDALDLPLMVDRNTDSNQTAFTVSVDAGPERGVSTGISAEDRARTIQVAIHPDTRPGDLRRPGHIFPLRARQGGVLQRAGHTEAAVDLARLAGLYPAGVICEIQNPDGSMARLAQLADYARHHGLRLISIADLIRYRLDTERFVARQAEATLPSSFGQFRAIGYRNELDGSEHVAIVKGCPERSSGPVLVRVHSECLTGDAFGSLRCDCRPQLEAALRMIESAGEGVVVYLRQEGRGIGLINKLKAYSLQDGGLDTVEANERLGFAADLRNYGVGAQILSDLGVRRLRLITNNPRKIAGLGGYGLEVVDRVPLVMDPGVHNAAYLRVKRTKLGHLMEAESHGLTAVLGWHGPLDPLVGAARLETLREWARRKGLLLEREEDPRLLALLDRPGLALLLAAHQSRQLSAADLAGPLMEMARWQGTSCVSLLLAPDARRKGHPSIDMEPERRQLGDLVPSAPGSTGSGSVAGVPGEDVGDGAARNLTCPLLNLTPGAFIVWS